In Nitrospirota bacterium, a single genomic region encodes these proteins:
- the aspS gene encoding aspartate--tRNA ligase: MSTESRLRSHYCGDLRSEHLGQDVTLMGWVHSVRDHGGILFIDLRDIHGVVQLVFSPEGDPAVYQVAQRLRSEFVICVLGSVAKRPAGTENAGLPTGQVEVHVSRAEVLNESKPLPFTVDDDVNVSENTRLQYRYLDLRRPRMQRILMARHRMAQAIREYLSAQDFLEIETPMLSKSTPEGARDFLVPSRLSPGAFYALPQSPQLYKQILMMSGLNRYFQIVRCFRDEDLRADRQPEFTQLDIELSFTEPEEIYRIIEGLMQAVLERVFGRMVSIPFPRLSYQEAIDRYGKDAPDLRYGLQLQILGSVFAKTGFKIFKETLAKGGSVRGFCAPAKKAWSRADFDRKTEWVKEFGAKGLVWLTHEKGGWAGPVAKFLSAEESAALKGIFRPGEGDTVFVVADRAPLAANVLGRLREEIAKELDLVPKNDLQLAWITDFPMFEFSEEDKRWVAMHHPFTAPKWEDLDRMEKDPGSVKAQAYDLVLNGTEIGGGSIRNHRSDVQSRVFDTLGLKPDEARAKFGFLLEALQYGAPPHGGIAFGLDRITMLLTGCESIRDTIAFPKTQKGTCLLTDAPSPVDEKQLREIHIRTLL; encoded by the coding sequence ATGAGTACAGAATCCCGACTGCGATCCCACTATTGCGGCGACCTTCGGAGCGAACATCTTGGACAAGATGTCACTCTCATGGGATGGGTCCACTCCGTCCGCGATCACGGCGGGATCCTTTTCATCGATCTCCGCGACATCCACGGGGTGGTCCAACTCGTCTTCAGTCCGGAGGGCGATCCGGCCGTATATCAGGTCGCACAAAGGCTGCGGAGTGAATTTGTCATCTGTGTACTGGGCTCGGTCGCGAAGAGACCCGCGGGCACTGAAAACGCGGGACTGCCCACGGGTCAGGTCGAAGTCCACGTGAGCCGGGCGGAGGTCCTGAACGAATCCAAACCTCTGCCGTTCACCGTGGACGACGACGTGAATGTCTCCGAGAACACCCGCCTCCAGTACCGCTATCTCGATTTGCGGCGCCCCCGGATGCAACGCATCCTGATGGCCCGACACCGCATGGCTCAGGCCATCCGTGAATACCTCAGCGCGCAGGATTTCCTGGAAATTGAAACGCCCATGCTGTCCAAAAGCACACCCGAGGGCGCAAGGGATTTCCTTGTCCCGAGCCGCCTCTCTCCCGGCGCTTTCTACGCGCTGCCTCAATCCCCACAGCTGTACAAACAAATCCTGATGATGAGCGGCCTCAATCGCTACTTCCAGATCGTCCGCTGTTTCCGCGACGAAGATCTCCGAGCCGACCGGCAACCCGAGTTCACCCAGCTGGACATCGAACTTTCCTTCACCGAGCCGGAGGAGATCTATCGGATCATCGAGGGCTTGATGCAAGCGGTTCTGGAGCGGGTTTTCGGGCGAATGGTGTCCATACCCTTTCCCCGGTTGAGCTATCAGGAAGCCATCGACCGGTATGGCAAGGATGCTCCCGATCTCCGATACGGACTCCAGTTGCAGATTCTCGGCTCGGTCTTCGCCAAGACAGGATTCAAGATTTTCAAGGAGACGCTCGCGAAAGGGGGCTCCGTACGGGGCTTCTGCGCGCCGGCGAAAAAGGCCTGGAGCCGCGCTGATTTCGACCGCAAAACGGAGTGGGTGAAGGAGTTCGGCGCGAAAGGGCTCGTCTGGCTCACCCATGAGAAAGGCGGATGGGCCGGCCCCGTCGCCAAGTTCCTCAGCGCCGAAGAATCGGCGGCCCTGAAAGGTATCTTCCGTCCCGGTGAGGGAGATACGGTGTTCGTGGTCGCCGATCGCGCTCCACTGGCGGCCAATGTGCTCGGCCGGCTTCGGGAGGAAATCGCGAAGGAATTGGACCTCGTTCCAAAGAACGATCTCCAGCTCGCGTGGATCACGGACTTTCCGATGTTTGAATTCAGCGAAGAGGACAAGCGTTGGGTGGCGATGCATCATCCGTTCACCGCGCCAAAGTGGGAGGATCTGGATCGGATGGAAAAAGACCCCGGTTCGGTGAAGGCTCAGGCCTACGACCTCGTTCTGAATGGAACGGAAATCGGCGGGGGGAGCATCCGAAACCATCGGAGCGACGTCCAATCCCGGGTATTTGACACGTTGGGGCTGAAGCCGGATGAGGCTCGGGCGAAATTCGGCTTCCTCCTGGAGGCGCTCCAGTACGGGGCGCCGCCGCATGGCGGCATTGCGTTCGGTCTGGACCGAATCACCATGCTTCTCACCGGTTGCGAGTCGATCCGAGATACCATTGCGTTTCCCAAGACTCAGAAAGGGACCTGTCTTCTGACCGACGCGCCCAGCCCCGTGGACGAAAAACAACTTCGGGAGATCCACATTCGAACCCTGCTTTGA